The window GATTTGGTGGTATTGGCAGGATTTATGCGGATTTTAACCCCCGAATTTTGTCGTCATTACGAAAACCGCCTCATCAATATCCACCCTTCGCTGTTGCCCGCATTTACGGGACTGCACACCCATCAACGCGCTTTGGACGAAGGTTGCCGCATCGCAGGCTGTACCGTGCATTTTGCCACTGCCGAATTGGACAACGGTCCCATTATCGCCCAAGCCGCTGTTCCCGTGTTGGATAATGACACCGCCGACACGCTTGCTGCGCGGGTGCTGGCTGCCGAACATCGGATTTTTCCGCAAGCCGTGGCGGATTTTGTGGCAGGCAGACTGCATATTGTTGGCAAACGCGTTATCAGGCAACGGCAAACAGCCGAATCCGCAGCACTACTGGCATAAAACGCGCCTTTTCCACCGCACACGGATTGACTTTAACCTGCAGCAACATTATCCTACATAGAATCTTGACACCATAACAGAAACCTCATTATGCCTGCCGTTATCCGAATGACCCGCCAAGGACAAAGCGAATTTGTCAGCACCCAACCTTCCCCCACTCGTTTGAATGCCCAACCCGATGCGTTTTATCAGCTTTTAGATATGCAAGGTAAGCCGATTACCGAATACGCCGCCCATTTGCAGGACAACGGTGATTTGTGGATTGACCTACCTGACAGCAGCACCCGTCCCGACTTTGTTTTGAGTCAATATGCGGATTATTTTCCTGCGCCTTCCAACCAGCACCGTTCGTATTTCGGCAACCTGACCGCCGTGCAAAACGCCGATGCAGCCCCTGCCGCCGCCATCAAAGAAGCAGCAGGTTTAAGTTTCGGCTCGCTGACTTGGTCGGCTGCGGCTGCCACCGCAGGCATTTTGGGCGCAGTATGGCTGGTAAAACGCCATAAAGACGATGACAATCTGATTCAGAATCATCAAAACAATCATAATAATAACGGACAAATCGGCAGCGAAAACTCCAACAGCACCACCCCCAGCGAAAATTCAGATAACAATGAAAATCCCCCACCCGTTCCAATGGAAGCCAGCCCACCGCCTCATATTGACTTACCCACAGGCAGTACCAAAGAACTGTTAAGCGATGGCTCTATCGCCGATATTAACGCCGTTACCCAAGGTGCTGAAAATTTCAACCAGTATCCCCCCAATGCCGAACCCCCAAAAATCGCGATTCACGATTTAAACACTCCGTCTAACGTTGCACCTGTCAATCACCCCGTGCCTGCTGCCATGACGGACGCATACACCGAACAACCCGTTTTTGTCCGCAGCGCCGAACACGACAGCGACGACAGCCCCGCCGCTTCTTCCATCTGGTCAGAGACATTGAGTGAACGCAATATCGCTCCTTCCTTCGCCTCGTTTACCCGCGATGGCGATACAGGCGGAGACGGACAAGACCCTCTGGCAGATTTTAACGACAAGCATGCCAACCCCCCGTTCCATTTGAGTTTTTCCCAAGTATTGGACAACACTTACGGCGACCACATGATTGAAGGACAATTTACGCCCGTGCCGCTTGCCGATGTCCCGCATTACAGCAGCGATGCCGCCCTGCAGCCGCCGCAATACGATGTACCGAGCTTTGACGTGCTGTAAATCATCTCTTGTTCCAACCCGACTGCCTGCCCCGATAAACGGCAGGCAGTTTTTTGTCGGGAAATTTCCACACCTTTTACCACAACACAATGTTGTTCCCAGCCTATCAAATCCATTAAAAACAAAATACTAGCCAACAGACTTACCCAATCCCGCCAAAACCTTACCCAATCTGCCCGTTTCTTAACATTTGCCCGTGCTACATTGGCGTTTTTTTCCCAACACAAGGAAGCCCATGTTCCCACGCACCATTTTTTGCGCCGCGCTGTTTGCCGCGCTGTCGGCACAAGCCGCCGAAATCCCGCAAAACGCCACCTTAAATTACAGCGGCAGCTACGGCATTCCCGCCACCATGACCTTCAAACGCAGCGGCGACAACTACACCGTGGCAGCGCAAATCAATGTGCCGATGTACAAAATCCGCTTTGAAAGCGGCGGCAAAATTGTTGGTAAACAATTAAAACCCAGTTATTACCGCGATGTACGCAACGGCAAAACCTATGCTTCGGCACAGTTTTCAGGCAACCGCGCCACTTACGGCAAAGCGGGCGAAACCCAAACCGCCAATGTAGCGGGCAGCGTGATGGATTTGTTTACCCTGTCGTGGCAGTTGGCGTTTAACGATGGCAAAGCCCCCGCCAACCTGACCATTACCAATGGTAAAAAACTCTATCCTTTAGGCGGTTTACGCGCCGCAGGCAACAAACCAATGAATGTGGGTGGTGGCAACACCACAGTGAATCAGTTTCATGTGAAACGTGGCGACGACACCGTTTATTACGCCTTCGCCCCTGCATTAAACAATGTGCCTGCCGTGATTACCTATCAGGACAACGGCAAAAAATACAATTTAACCCTCAAATCCGTTACCATTGACGGCAAAGCTGTTAAGCCTTAATTTTTCAGGCAGCACATACGCTGCCTGCTTACTTTTGACCAAACCACAGAGCAACACCATGTTTTACCCCGCCACGCCGCCATAAATCAGGGCGGCGCAACCCATTTTAAGAGATGCCCGCCCATGAATACCCACGAACTGCTGATTTGGCACGACCCCAACACCAACGCCGCCACCCTACTCAATGCCATTACCGCTTGCGGCGCACGTTTGCGCTACCACAGCCATGCTGCGCCCAACCTGCTATCAGTATCGCTGCCACCGCAACTGCCTCTGCAACAGGCGCAAGATTATTTTTGGAAAGTGCGCGGCGTGGTGCTGGTGTATGCCAACAATCAAACTGCCTGAAACAGTTATTCTGCTTCAGGCAGCCCATTGATTTTCCTACTTCATCCGATTCTGATAAGAAATCCCCATCAGCAATGCCAAAATTACCATAATCGACAGCGTTGCCGTACCGCCATAGCTTACCAAAGGCAAAGGCACACCCACCACAGGCAAAATCCCCGTTACCATGCCCATGTTTACAAAGGCATAACAGAAAAACGTCATTGTCAGCGCCCCCGCCAAAGTGCGGCTGTAAACGGTGGGTGCAAGCGAAGCAATATACAGCCCGCGCCCCAAAATCACCAAATACACCAGCAATAATAAAATATTCCCCAATAAACCAAATTCTTCACCATACACGGCAAAAATAAAATCCGTGGTCGCTTCAGGAATATAGTCCAAATGGGTTTGTGTGCCGTTGAGCCAGCCTTTGCCCCACACGCCCCCCGAACCCACCGCAATCATGGATTGAATAATATGATAGCCCGCGCCCAAAGGGTCTTTAGTCGGGTCAAGCAGCATCATCACGCGGGTTTTTTGGTAGTCGTGCATACCGTACAGCCAAGCCAAAGGCAGGGAAGCGGCAAACAACACCACCGATGTAAATAAGGCTTTCCACGGCAGTCCCGCAAAAAACACCACAAACAAACCCGATGCCATAATCAACGTGGCTGTGCCTAAATCGGGTTGTTTTAAAATCAACGCACCGGGAACAAAAATAATCGCCAATGCGCCCAAATAGTGAAACCAGCGCAATTTGCCTTCATAACGCTGAAAATACCACGCCACCACCATCGGCAGGGCAATTTTCATGATTTCAGACGGTTGCAGGCGCACAATGCCCAAATTGAGCCAGCGCGTAGAGCCGTTTACCGTGATGCCGAAAAAATGTACGCCCAACAACAACAACACACCCAATACATAGGCAGGCGGGGCAAAATTACTCCATGTTTGCGGGCGCACGCGGGCAATCAGCCACAGCAGGATAAATCCGCCAACGGTGTGCAGGGTTTTGTTGCGAAGCTGGCTAAAATCGCCGCCGTCTGCCGAATACAGCAGAAACAGGCTCATCACATAAATGGCAAGCATGGCGAAAAACAGCCATTTGTCCATCGGCTCCCAAACCAGTTTTTTCAGTTTGATTAAGCTGTCGTTGTGTTTGTGGTTCATGGTGTCGGTTCGCTGCCCGCTGCGGGGGCATGGGGTTGGGACGCGCTTTGTTCGCGGCGGCGGCGGGCAAGCGCGGCATACGGTGCTTCGGCTGGCGCAGACACTGCTGCTGAAGCGTCTGAAGCTGCGCTTTCTTCATTGAATAATAAAGGATTGGCGGTAAGCTGTGCGCCTTTTACGTCTTTTTCCAAACGCCCTGTTTTCACTTTCAACAGGTAAAAATCGCTTAACTGACGGGCAATTGGCGCGGCTTTCACGCCCCAGCCTGCGTTTTCCAAAATCACGGCAATGGCGATTTGCGGGCGTTCTACAGGCGCAAAGGCGATAAACCAAGCGTGGTCGCGGTGTTGTTCGCGCAGGGCAGCAGCGTTATAGGTTTTGCCTTGGGCAATTTGCACCACCTGTGCCGTTCCCGTTTTGCCCGCCATGCTGTAGCGCAAACCGCCACCGATGCGCCGTGCCGTACCGCCGCGTATTACCCGCGCCATCGCTTCTTTCAAATAATCAAAATGGTCGGCAGCAAAAGGCAATTGACGTTCGGGCTTGGGGTCAATCACGGTAATGGTTTGTTTTTCATGGTTTAACAGCTCTTTTACCAAATGCGGGCGGTAAACCGTGCCGTTGTTTGCCAACATAGCGGTGGCGTGTGCCAGTTGCAGCGGGGTATAGGTGTTGTAGCCCTGCCCGATAGCCACAGGCACCATTTCGGCAGGATTCCATTTGCGGCGGTTTTCGGGCAATTTGGCAAAACGTTTTTCTTTCCATTCGGGGCTGGGCAACACACCACGATATTCGTTGGGCAAATCAATGCCTGTTTTTTGCCCCAAACCAAATTGTTTTAAATAAGGATGGGTTTTTTCAATGCCCAGCTCGTAGCCCAATTTGTAAAAAAAGGTATCGGATGAAACTTGAATGGCCTTCATCAGATTCGCCGAGCCGTGTCCGCGCCGCACCGAATCGCGGAACAGGTGTTTACTCCCCGGAATACTCCACGCACCGGGCGCAGCCACCACGCTGTGCGGGGTGATTTTACCGCTTTCCAATAATGCCATACCCATAAACGGCTTAAACGTTGAACCTGGGGGATACAAACCTTGTGTGACACGGTTAATCAAAGGACGCTGCCAATCGGTATTCAGCGTGTTCCATGTTTCGGTATCAATGCCGTCAATAAACAAATTGGGGTCAAAATCGGGTTTGGAAACAAATGCCAAAATCCCGCCCGTTTGCGGGTCTATCGCCACCAAAGCACCGCGCTTGCCTGACATCAGGCGGTCGGCTTCCTGCTGCAAACGAATATCCATTGATAAGCGCAACGCCTGTCCTGTTTGCGCGGGTTCGGATTTAATCACACGAATAATATTGCCTGCCGCATCTTTTTCCACTTCCTGATACCCCGGTGAACCGTGCAGCTGCTCTTCATAAAAGGCTTCCAAACCGCTTTTGCCGATGTGTGTCGTGCCACGGTAGAGCGCACTGCGTTTGTTTTCTGCCAATTTGCTTTGGTCGCGGTCGCTGATGCGCCCGATATAACCGAGAAAATGCGCGGTTAATGCCCCATAAGGATATTCGCGGAACGTGCGGGCATTGATTTCCACCCCCGGAAAGCGGTAAAGCTGCGCCGCCAAGCGCGAGGCTTCTTCGGGGGTAAGGCGCAATTTTAACGGGATTTTTTCGTAAGAACGGTATTCGGCGCGGAATTTTTTGAAACGTTTGAGGTCGGTAGGGCTAATATCAGCATATTTCTGTAATTGCTCAATCACATCGCTGATTTTGCCGTCAATTTTCCCTGGAATCACTTCCAGCGAATAAGCAGGGTAATTGTGTGCCAACACCACGCCGTTGGCATCGAGAATTTCGCCG is drawn from Conchiformibius steedae and contains these coding sequences:
- the purN gene encoding phosphoribosylglycinamide formyltransferase, with product MKNIVILISGRGSNMQALVEADIPNANIAAVLSNNPDAAGLAWAQSRGIATAALNHRDYPDRAAFDRAMMAQIDAHQPDLVVLAGFMRILTPEFCRHYENRLINIHPSLLPAFTGLHTHQRALDEGCRIAGCTVHFATAELDNGPIIAQAAVPVLDNDTADTLAARVLAAEHRIFPQAVADFVAGRLHIVGKRVIRQRQTAESAALLA
- a CDS encoding DUF3108 domain-containing protein translates to MFPRTIFCAALFAALSAQAAEIPQNATLNYSGSYGIPATMTFKRSGDNYTVAAQINVPMYKIRFESGGKIVGKQLKPSYYRDVRNGKTYASAQFSGNRATYGKAGETQTANVAGSVMDLFTLSWQLAFNDGKAPANLTITNGKKLYPLGGLRAAGNKPMNVGGGNTTVNQFHVKRGDDTVYYAFAPALNNVPAVITYQDNGKKYNLTLKSVTIDGKAVKP
- the rodA gene encoding rod shape-determining protein RodA is translated as MNHKHNDSLIKLKKLVWEPMDKWLFFAMLAIYVMSLFLLYSADGGDFSQLRNKTLHTVGGFILLWLIARVRPQTWSNFAPPAYVLGVLLLLGVHFFGITVNGSTRWLNLGIVRLQPSEIMKIALPMVVAWYFQRYEGKLRWFHYLGALAIIFVPGALILKQPDLGTATLIMASGLFVVFFAGLPWKALFTSVVLFAASLPLAWLYGMHDYQKTRVMMLLDPTKDPLGAGYHIIQSMIAVGSGGVWGKGWLNGTQTHLDYIPEATTDFIFAVYGEEFGLLGNILLLLVYLVILGRGLYIASLAPTVYSRTLAGALTMTFFCYAFVNMGMVTGILPVVGVPLPLVSYGGTATLSIMVILALLMGISYQNRMK
- the mrdA gene encoding penicillin-binding protein 2; translated protein: MMETKDIWRTPRQVEGQLAADDTEVRDFRVRLIVAFSLVVLMFTLLLARLVYLQVVQYEEYTVKATTNRITLIPTPPIRGEILDANGVVLAHNYPAYSLEVIPGKIDGKISDVIEQLQKYADISPTDLKRFKKFRAEYRSYEKIPLKLRLTPEEASRLAAQLYRFPGVEINARTFREYPYGALTAHFLGYIGRISDRDQSKLAENKRSALYRGTTHIGKSGLEAFYEEQLHGSPGYQEVEKDAAGNIIRVIKSEPAQTGQALRLSMDIRLQQEADRLMSGKRGALVAIDPQTGGILAFVSKPDFDPNLFIDGIDTETWNTLNTDWQRPLINRVTQGLYPPGSTFKPFMGMALLESGKITPHSVVAAPGAWSIPGSKHLFRDSVRRGHGSANLMKAIQVSSDTFFYKLGYELGIEKTHPYLKQFGLGQKTGIDLPNEYRGVLPSPEWKEKRFAKLPENRRKWNPAEMVPVAIGQGYNTYTPLQLAHATAMLANNGTVYRPHLVKELLNHEKQTITVIDPKPERQLPFAADHFDYLKEAMARVIRGGTARRIGGGLRYSMAGKTGTAQVVQIAQGKTYNAAALREQHRDHAWFIAFAPVERPQIAIAVILENAGWGVKAAPIARQLSDFYLLKVKTGRLEKDVKGAQLTANPLLFNEESAASDASAAVSAPAEAPYAALARRRREQSASQPHAPAAGSEPTP